GGCTATCTTGGAACTCTTCTCTTCAAACTTGATCCATCGTGGAATTCCATgacattttttgtttctttggtcTTCCGGAGTACTTAGAAACTCCATGTTATTTGTTCATTTTGGCATTTCTCAAGGATTCTAGTCAAAAGCATTTTTCCAAGACCAATAACATTGCATTGAATGGTGACTTGTGTCGTGAGTTTGAGGCAAGTGAAGTTGCCATTGCCCTAAAACAAATGGCGCCCCTTAAAGCTCCTGGCCCGGATGGTATGCCCCCGCTCTTCTACCAACATTTTTGGAGCACGGTGAACCAGGATGTCACCTCTTCCATTCTGTCTTGGTTAAATTCAGGTACAATACCAACCAATCTGAACCATACTTTTATTGAACCATACTTTTATTACTCTTGTGCCGAAATTACACTCCCCTGAATTTCCCCACCAGTTTCGCCCcattagtctttgtaatgtCCGTTACAAAATCTATTCTAAAGTTCTTGCAAATCGCCTTAAAAAAATACTTCCATCCATTATCACTGAACACCAATCAGCTTTCACTAAAGGTCGTTTGATTTCTGACAATATTCTGGTGGCCTTTGAAACCTTACACAGCTTACAAAACTTTAGGGGAGGTAACTATGGGTATTTGGCATTAAAattggatatgagtaaagcgtatgatagggtggagtggtcGTATTTAGAGGGGATAATGAGAAAGATGGGTTTTAGGGAGAGGTGGATAAATCTTATCATGGGTTGTGTGAAAATTGTATCATATTCGGTGTTGGTGAATGGTGATCCATATGGGATGATTTTTCCTACAAGGGGCATTAGGCAAGGAGACCCACTCTCTCCTTTCCTATTTCTTCTTTGTACGGAAGGATTGAATGGCTTAATTAAAAATGCTGATTTACAAGGTGAAATCCATGGATACTCCCTTTGTAGGAGGGGTCCAAAACTAACGCATCTGctctttgcagatgatagtttGATTTTTTGCAGGGCAACAATGGAGGAGTGTGGGAAAGTTTTGAATATCCTTAAGGAGTATGAGGAAGCTTCGGGACAAAAAATGAATAGAAGTAAAACCTCACTGTTCTTTAGTAAGTCTGTACCAGAGGAGGAGAAGCATGGAATCAAGATGGCCATTGGAGTCCCTGAAATCTTGCACTATGAAAAATACCTTGGGCTGCCCTCCTTGGTTGGCAAAGGTAAAAAAGCAAGTTTTAATTACATAAAAGAGAAGGTATGGCGGAAGCTTCAAGGGTGGGAAGCTAAATTGCTTTCGCAAGAGGGGAGAGAAGTACTCCTTAAGGCAGTCATACAAGCCATCCCTACCTACACTATGGGGTGTTTCAAATTGCCAGTGGGTTTGTGCAATGAGATTGAGTCTTTAATcaagaaattttggtggggtcaaagaGGTGATCGAAGAAAAATCCATTGGATTAAATGGGAGGAAATGACAAAATCGAAAACTATTGGAGGTATGAGCTTTCGAGATCTTGCTATGTTCAATGACTCACTCTTGGCAAAGCAAACTTGGAGGCTATTGCATGATAAATCATCACTTTTTTACAAAGTATTTAAGGCTCGTTTCTTCCCAAATTCAACAATTATGGAGGCTACCGACTCTAGGATGGGGTCATATGCTTGGAAAAGTATCCTTAGAGGTAGAGACATCATTCAAAGAGGGGCTTTATGGAGGATAGGTAATggtgaaaaaataaacatttggcAGCAAcgttggttgccaagaaaacaCCCAACGCAGCTGCCAATTTGTCCCTTGGAGAGCTTTAAGGATCATACCGTAGCTACTCTCTTTGATCCAATCACAAGAAGGTGGAATGAAGAGTTGGTAGATGGGTTGTTTGTGACTGAAGATGCAGACTTAATTAAGAAAATCCCACTCAGCCGTAATGCAGCAGAGGATACTCTTTATTGGCCGTATTCTCCAACAGGTAATTACTTTTGTAAGTCGAGGTATAGATTTCTAAAACAGGAGGCGGAGATGGAATCAAATCTGCAAACACCACTAATCTATGAGAAACGgctgtgaaaaaaaatttgggagatGTAAGCCCCCCCAAAGGTTAAAAATTTTCTGTGGAGAGCTTGCCGCTTTGCTTTGCCAACCAAACAATCTTTGATGAGAAGAAAAATCCTTGAAGACCCAACGTGTGAGAGGTGTAAAAATGCTATGGAGGACCTGCTTCATGCATTATGGTTATGCCCGGAACTGGATGTAGTGTGGTCAGATCAAAGTATGTGGGGATTCCGGTATGAGGTTGGCTTTGTCATTGTCAAAGAGCTGCTGCTATGGATGATTGATGAAGGTAAATCACTGGAACTTCTAGCATTTACGGCATGGGGAGTATGGAACCAGAGGAACAGTGCACGGTTAATGTTGCAGTCCAGCTCGCTTCATCAGGTTGCTGCAAATGCACGGACCAGTTTGGTGCAATACCGAACTGATCTGCAAGTTTCAGAGGTTCAAGTGGGGTGCAGCGGCAGGGGGGGAAATAGATGGACGGCACCGCCAAACGGTTTTGTTAAAATTAACTTTGATGGAGCAAATGCTGAATCCTCAAGGATGTCTGGTGTGGGAGTGGTGATTCGAGACTTGGAGGGTGCTGTTTTGGCGCCCTATGTAGAGAAACTAAATCAACCGTTCAAGGCAGAAGACATGGAAGCTTTGGCTGCATTGAAGGCTCTATCCTTTGCACATGAGCTGGGCTTCCAGAATATTGTCCTTGAAGGTGATGCGTTGAACTTAATTCAAGCGTTGAAGGCATAAGAACAAAACTTACTGCCGTGGGGTCTGCTGGTTGAAGATGTGAAAGagtatggaaaaaaatttagaagagtATTGTATTCTCATGTTAAGAGAAATGGCAATAGTGTAGCTCATAATCTGGCCAAATATGCTTTAAGCATACCAGATTTTcaagtttggatggaggatgttccatcCCATATTGTTCAGTTTTTACAGTTGGATGTAACTCATTTACGTTAATGAAATTTCATAagttatttctcaaaaaaaaaaaaaaaaaaaaacattgcaTTATACTACGTGGCAGCCATCACTATTCTTATATGTCATTTACATTTCTTGTTGCCATTTATTTTCAGTAGTTCATAAATGTAGATGTAATTTACTAGTTTTTCGACCCTTATATCAAGTtgttttcttgatttcttgTATCACGTTATTTAAGTAATGCAAGTAAGATTATTCAATTTCGTAGACATTggttttattattgttattgtcatattgtgttctttattctCTTCTTAAAAGGTACTAATTGAGGCAATAATAAACCCATTCAATTCACTGCAGTTGGACAAATCTTTGGTTAAAACACCTATAACATTACATTTCATTCATATACAAAAAACTTCTTCATGGGACGCTTACATTTCTCACAAATTACAGTTCCTTCAGTCAATCCCTCAGCATAAGGAATGACAGTGGAGTGACTGCAAGGCCCAGGTAAAGAAGAAGGCTCAAGGGCACTCCTAATGGCACCCGAGAATCCCAGTTTTGCCACATTGTTTCCCCACTGTGAAAAAAGGTTCAAGCGTTGCATTAGTTCTTTTCCTTGAAGCTGCACAATATCTGTGGAAGACCCTTTTCCTATTACTGCCCAACCACTATCACTAAAGTCCAGCAATGCTGAAACCTCATCTAGAATATGATCATTATCGGCTGTCTTTCTAAGCCGGAGTTTTGACCTTCTCATACTCTCCAACCGAAGCCAAAAGAATTGAGTTGTTGTTAAAGAGAGAGAACCAGTAAGCTTTTCTTCTGCAATGCTGGCCAAAATGTTCTTCACATGATCATCTGGTCTGTTCCTGTTGCCTACATACACCATCTCAAACTGCACGCCTGTGctttttatttccttcattTTAGAGATGAATTCTCGAATCCATTCTTGGTTCTCACTTCCATAAATGCAAATGTCTCTGTTTTCTTCTACCTGAAATCATTCTCAATCCTATGAGCTCAAGTACAAGGAATCTAACAATTTGGTAtctgaaatgacaaaaaaaagtCTCAACAAGTGATCATCCAATGTTGCTTCATTGAGTTAGAGTTATACCCAACTAGCAAGTAGGGGGTCAATATTATCAATCAAAAGTTGCATTGTCCAGTTCTGCTCCTCCCAGAGCTGCTCTTCTCTTGAAGCTGAAAAGGGGTAAGCCCAGGCACCCCAGCTAATTACCATGTCAATTGCATTTGAGTTGGTAACCATCCCTCTTGAATCCAGCACTACCATGAGTGGTTCACTCTTGTAGTTCCATGCTTGTTTCATAGAGTTCACCACTGCTGAGCTATGTAACCATGGTTGGCGAATAGAGTACCATGGCAAATAGTTTgagaaaaagttaaaacatcTCACCTCATCATCAGTCCATGTATCAGAATACGAAATGGGAAACCATACAATCTCATACTTTCCCTTGTAGTTCTTATTGAGAGGGTGATCATATGTTTGCTGAACTAGGAAAAGTAATTCCTCTATTGGGAGGAGCTCTGGCTTTGAGATCAAGAGCACAACTACCTTGTTTTCCAGTTCAGATACACCAAGCTGTCAATGAACACAAAGAAAGTGTGAATTTAGAGGAAAAAGAGTTTGTACTCAATAAGAGGGTCAAGACAGATTTCAAGTTGGTTCCTAACAGATGTTCGAAACAATGAACTAACAGTCTGTACAGctttagatttgtaatattAAATCTAAATCATGAAATCCATCCATTTCAAATGGAAAGTATCATTTTCACCCAAAGAGCACCCTAGAAGTGTCTTACAGATATCATCATAGGAGTTTCTTGTTAGCTGCATTTCCAAATTGACCAATCAGCTCCTTGGACATTATGttttgtgtcaatttagtctttcCACCTTACCATGGGTATTCTTTTGTATACTAATTTCCCCCAAGTGGCATTATTTATTGCagcttcctcttttctttttttcttttttctctctctctctcttcttattctttctttcataTTTGTGGTTCCTTTGTGAGGATGCCCTAGTTAAGCAATTTAGTTAACGTCGAACTTGATCTTGTAAAAAGCCACCatgccttcttctttttttcctttaaaaaaaaaaagttaaatggATATAATAATTGAAGGTATAATATCATTTCAGAAGTATGTTGTGATGTGGCAAAAGCATGTGCCTATAACGTGATTATTGGTTAAGGTTTCACAGAAAAATATAGTAGAATAATCTATTT
This genomic stretch from Quercus lobata isolate SW786 chromosome 3, ValleyOak3.0 Primary Assembly, whole genome shotgun sequence harbors:
- the LOC115979145 gene encoding protein SIEVE ELEMENT OCCLUSION C isoform X1; protein product: MNFLGSDPFWRSSSYSDEDIQIKKLLLTHDPDGRCLDSELLLRAIQYIILYSEVPLTPLVSDLQFDAMAISDESNIEANSSKEPLGHVIYKISLQMRCKWPGEDDLHMRTMFLFDLLGKYKWDAKMVIVLAAFATNYGEFWLLRELCPHNPLAVSVAMLKQLPNDLSTLKPRFKALNFLVKNMVDVTKCIIKFEGLPLSHVELDKEVDVTKSYIYVSAYWVTRSALACSSLITDLIAMKPEQVNLDSTIIATWELLSLVCRSSSIWSHLRQQVDLCHEQIETKLCQKLLELFKESPPINNQEVLHMLFASKDALPFKDCSSQAKLGVSELENKVVVLLISKPELLPIEELLFLVQQTYDHPLNKNYKGKYEIVWFPISYSDTWTDDEVRCFNFFSNYLPWYSIRQPWLHSSAVVNSMKQAWNYKSEPLMVVLDSRGMVTNSNAIDMVISWGAWAYPFSASREEQLWEEQNWTMQLLIDNIDPLLASWVEENRDICIYGSENQEWIREFISKMKEIKSTGVQFEMVYVGNRNRPDDHVKNILASIAEEKLTGSLSLTTTQFFWLRLESMRRSKLRLRKTADNDHILDEVSALLDFSDSGWAVIGKGSSTDIVQLQGKELMQRLNLFSQWGNNVAKLGFSGAIRSALEPSSLPGPCSHSTVIPYAEGLTEGTVICEKCKRPMKKFFVYE
- the LOC115979145 gene encoding protein SIEVE ELEMENT OCCLUSION C isoform X2: MNFLGSDPFWRSSSYSDEDIQIKKLLLTHDPDGRCLDSELLLRAIQYIILYSEVPLTPLVSDLQFDAMAISDESNIEANSSKEPLGHVIYKISLQMRCKWPGEDDLHMRTMFLFDLLGKYKWDAKMVIVLAAFATNYGEFWLLRELCPHNPLAVSVAMLKQLPNDLSTLKPRFKALNFLVKNMVDVTKCIIKFEGLPLSHVELDKEVDVTKSYIYVSAYWVTRSALACSSLITDLIAMKPENLDSTIIATWELLSLVCRSSSIWSHLRQQVDLCHEQIETKLCQKLLELFKESPPINNQEVLHMLFASKDALPFKDCSSQAKLGVSELENKVVVLLISKPELLPIEELLFLVQQTYDHPLNKNYKGKYEIVWFPISYSDTWTDDEVRCFNFFSNYLPWYSIRQPWLHSSAVVNSMKQAWNYKSEPLMVVLDSRGMVTNSNAIDMVISWGAWAYPFSASREEQLWEEQNWTMQLLIDNIDPLLASWVEENRDICIYGSENQEWIREFISKMKEIKSTGVQFEMVYVGNRNRPDDHVKNILASIAEEKLTGSLSLTTTQFFWLRLESMRRSKLRLRKTADNDHILDEVSALLDFSDSGWAVIGKGSSTDIVQLQGKELMQRLNLFSQWGNNVAKLGFSGAIRSALEPSSLPGPCSHSTVIPYAEGLTEGTVICEKCKRPMKKFFVYE